DNA sequence from the Excalfactoria chinensis isolate bCotChi1 chromosome 2, bCotChi1.hap2, whole genome shotgun sequence genome:
ttcaattCCCTTTACCAAACTTCTCGACTGCTATAAAACAGTTACTGAGAGGGATTAGCTTACATCCAGCAAAGCTGCTTTATCCAGTAGTTATTATGCAATTCCGATTTGTGACATCAGTATGTTGCTATGGCATCAACACAATTTCAGTTCAAAAGACATACCTATATCCAAGGGCTCAGTGACTTTCAACTTCTGAAGCCTAATCTCCTTGATGTTTACTCacacaacaaacagaaacaacaacacaaaTTCCTGCTTTCAAGAAATGGTACCCGAATCTATGCCCACAGTGTAGAAAACATCTTGCAGTGTCTTATCTGAGGTCTTATTATTTGAAAAGTAAAATCATACAATGAAGGTTGTAGCAAAGTGAAGGAGACACAGCAATGTAAATCCTTCCTCTCAAAAGGTAAGGCCTGGAATTGAAGCTGACAAATTTCCTAGGGCCAAAACCAGGAGTTAAACCGATCAAAACTCAGTACTTTGACTCAACATCCAGCTGAACTCATGCTTTCCTTTTATCAGAAAAACAAGGACCTGTGAAGGTGTTTCACTGAATACAGCTTTCTGAGAATGAGAAAGTTACCTTAAATCTCTCAGAATATTCAGAATCtttacattcagaaaaaaatattctgagtaTAGTAGTTACTTTTCACCTAAACcattttgggaggaaaaaaaaaaaaaaaagtaacaagcCTAAAAAATATAGAAGTTTTACACTATGGGACACAGAAGGACAATACTCTAATTTGAACAGCTTTCAAAAAGTTCCAGGTTCTAATGTTGATGCAACCTTGTCTTTTCAGGCACAAAATCCCCAATATTCACAAGATTCCGTTTGCAAAATAGTTGAAGACAGTATTCTCACGTCATAAAGGGCTAACAGCATATAACTGCCAGAAATCTtacagaaattaagaaaaagctTGCTAATGACTGTGACGTGTTTTCCCATTGTTATGAATACAAAGTGCAGGCTTACCAGACACAAAACATCAAACCATCACAGAACAGAAACCCAGCCAAGATACCCTACATCTATTTTTACCTGCAGAGTCAACttgactaaaaaaaaatacagtctgAAATTTGATGCTCAGTGGTTGGTAGGAATCTGGAGTTTTGCTATCTGAGCCAGAGATGAGGCAGTTCTTTCGACATCACTGCAATTGAATACCTCGAGTCTCTGAAATCAATACATTGACCACTGTTTAATAGAATATTATGTACCAATTTAGAGATAGTTATTAGATTTTTAAACATAGAATGACATTGATTTTCTGGTCTGCCTCAGCACAAGCATCACGTTACAAAGTACCtacacagaaagagagaaacgcggaattttaataataataataagacaTCAGCTGAGTAACTTGAATAACTTTGTGGTCAAAGGCAAAGTCCAAATTAGAGGAAAACAGTAAACATCATTCACAGCAAGTCTTGTGAACCATCTGCTCAGATCAACAGGGTATAAGGAGTGGCCAAACATTACAACTATTGCCCCCATGCACAGATTGTTCAGTATGACGCACGATAACAGAGAGTGGATATCTTTTAAGCAGTGAGACAAATAATAACGAAGTCATTATTATTACAAAGTTGTAACAAATACAGTAGCATCTAAAGTTAATGATGTGcactgaagatgaaaatgacAAAATTCTGAAACAAACTTAATGGCAGCAAACCCACAAAGTGGCTGAAAATCAAGATTAGAACTGAGAGTGACAACTCCAAAGTTCCACGAAAGAAATGTTAAAGcatcttcattttgctttggcGCACTGTTTTACTTTGCAATTTCAATTCTTTCatacaaatatttcagaatatattcaggataaaaaaaaaagctgtcaaaaAGAACAGTAGCAAAGCGGATGTTGGGaccaataaacaaataaaaataaaaaccaaacatgtatcatttaaatataaaatgaaaaatgaaaaccgAGGCGGGTGGGATCACGTATCATACCTTAGTAGGAAACCGGAGGTTTTCAATAGGACTGAGGTCATGAACACTCTCCTGAGGACTTCTCAGACCctttaaaagaattttaatcATCAGTTAATGTTGATTACGTATCTTGCGCTCAAATTGCACATCTCTTGCCTGCTGACGATGATTATAAATCTGAAAGTCCTTTAATAAACTGCAAAAGGCTTATTCTACGAAACCTTAAACGAGACCAGCGGTGTATAAATTATGTTCCTCCAACAGCTAAGCATTTCCAGCTTCATGCTGCAACAGTTCTCTTCAGTAACATCCTCGTGGCCAAGTCCACTTACTCCTGTCATCTTCcagatgttcaagaaatgcaaacatgttcaAAAAGCATAATGTAATTTGTTCCCCCAACTTAATGATTTAATGGAATCAAATAATCAAATTCAAGGTAAGTGCTACCTACTCTGTGGcataattatattatttttgtatgaTGGAATATTTCTCAGTTTACCATGTAAAACTATTAGGACACATTTCACATACATCTAACTAAACTGAAAAAGATGCACAATCCACATTAgctcttttaaataaatattaccCTTTCAAATCCACATAATCACATGGACAGAATATACACTAGTAGACGGAAGCTACAGGAAGCATCTGTAACCAGCCAACTATGTGTTTGCTATGTGCAACACATTTACAACTTTATGAGGCAATAACACAGAGCAAGTTTCTTAGCACACTTTCTGCTAGCTTTCAAGGCAGAAGTGAACTTGAACATTCAAGTTCCAGATACTCTAACTCCAGTCTTCCTCTGAGACCCCAGGCAGTTCATGTGAGCCCTGAGATTCATGCGGGCTTCCCTATATCCTCCCCATGTGACACTAAGCACATTGTTCATAAGCCCCCTCACACCCGGGGTACTATTGATTTCTTTGAAAGCAAAGGAGATATGACATTACTACATAAGCTTACAGtgagaaagtttttctttaCTCTCTGAAACTAACAGTGCGCTTTACAAGTTCATCACCTTAATGGTAGCTACCACACTTCACAATTTCATCCTCCTAGTGTGCAAAACTTCCTCATTCTGGTTTTGAGTTTCAGATTTTCTTGGGCTTCATTTGACAACATCCTCCCTTGCCAGTTACCACCAGCAAGATCACCACTGAGCTGAAGCTCAAAGCAGGTAGCAGACAGCACAAAGCACCTGTTGCTTCTCATATTTCACCCAAAACCGCCCACAAACACCCCAAAAATTGGCAGTAAAGGCTGCTCATCTCCACCACCAGTTAAAACCTGCCCTTACTGAATGCTGCACAGGATTTAACCCTTTCCCAAAGACTGAGAATTGCCGAAGCTGTACCATTTTCAGACCACAACATCCCCGTGCTGGGCAGGCTTCCCACAACTCCTCCTATGGACCAAGCACTGCACCCTGTACTGATCGCAGACACGACAGGACCTGGACGTAGAAAAGGGCTCTAAATGGCacctgaataaaaacaaacaaaccaaaccaaaaccaaaccaaactcTCAGGGCAGGGATCTGCCAGGGAAGGCCGAGATGAGCGCATCGCTCCCGGAGCAGCGTCACGGTGAGTTCCCTCCGCAGGAACAAGGCCCCAGAGCGAGCTCAGGCGGAGCCCCCCAGCCCAGAGCAATGCGGACGCAGGGCTACGCCGCAGAGTTCCCCCAGCACCTCCAAGCCCTCGACCTCCCTTCCTATCGGACACGCTGCGACTGACACACAAAGCCACGTCGCAGCGCCGCGGCCCGCCGCCCCCCAAAATCAGGCTTCGAGAAGGGGACAGCACGGCCCGCCGTCGTACCAACACAGCGCTCCGCCGCGCCCGACCCGCATCGCTCACCTGCCGGGTCATCAGCGACTTGATCTTCTGCATGGCGGCCCCGAggcgccccgcagcccccgcgaCAGCGCTACGGCCGGGGCCGGCACGGGGAAGCCATGTTGGACGCCACCTGACCGCGCCCGCCCAGCCCACGGATCCCTGGGAGCCGTAGTCCTGCGGCGGCCGGGCGCCTTCAAACTACAAACCCCGTCAGGCCGGTGGAGGAGGAAGGCGGGCCGCAGCGAGCGGGGCGGGATGGAGGAGGGTCAATCCACAGACAGGGGATGGGGCGGGAGCTGCGGGTAGTGCCGTTAAAGCAGGTTACGTAGAGAACCTTCCCAGTGAGAAGGTTCCCATTCATTTGTTAGAAATTAAttgacaaatattttattacatgaTAAAACTGAGTAGGCAGTCGTTTCTAACGCATTTCATAAGAGCTTACCATTCGATACATGTAGGCTGCGGTGACGTGGATTAAACGGGTTACAAAGAACAGCCCTGGGGAAGGCAGGGCAGGGGGCACCCAGAGCACCTCTTCATCTACGGTCTTGTGTCATACAGTGATGTTATGTGTCATACAGTTCTGCTGCAACTGCTGAAATAACACCTGTATTCCTTATATTTGATCAGACAGGGCTGCcaacatttctggaaggatctGGGCGTTTTTACCTCCCTTTAACTGGAGCAGAAATCAAACATTCATTCCTTACGGCAGTGGCTTAGCACTCTGCAGGACCTCAAGCACCAGCACAGGCATACAGTGAGGGGAATCAGTTCCCTGCTGCCATCCGTCCTGCACAAGGCAGGAATTTGTTCATCCATAACAGCCTAAGTGCTGTGTAACGAAAACTTCATGTGTGTCTTTCTATGGATAAACCATTTCTGTTGATGCAAATATTTGCCGTTGCAAACTGTTACCGCATATGCAACTTGCAGGAGGGCTGCCTGGCGTGCTGCTGATTAGGTTTGTACAGTGAGTGGCAGCCTTGGACAAAATCCAAATCAtacattaatattaatattaaaccCATATAAGTTCACTCCGAATAAACAGTAATCAGCAGCTAACTCAACAGCTCTAGGGGGCTGTGCACGCTGCTGCAGGACTCTTTGTTAGAAGATTTCTGATGGGCACTTCACAAGTTGCTCAGAATGAAATTGTCTCCCTGTTGCACGTAATGTTAAGGAAGGAAATGATAATAATTTAGTCacagctttgtatttttttttctgatattttgcattaaaaaatagaaggaaagaagagactGTCACTGAAATACTAAATTACCAAATGCTACAGGCTAATTTGGAGTGAGCAGAACCATCTAGAAGCATAGTATTTTTTATAAAGCAGTGTAACTGAAGGATGTTAATATCTATATAACCTGCGTGTTGGGTGTGTTCACTTATTTTTTATAATTCAAGGTACTCTCCATTATTCTGCACCTCATTTATTACATCCTCTGTCATATTTACTGCGGCTGCTGGGGAAGGGTTATGTTGAAGTTAGAGGCAATGAAGATGGGTGCTCATCTAACAGGTGCTCCACTCCCTTTGTTCTGTGTATACACATATTCAAATCAGACAGGGCTGGGGACAGGATAGGGCCTGTTAACTCATTGCTGATTTTCTTAGCAAATAAACCAGCAGGTGCTGGTCCCAGCTCCGACTTAGCACTGAGAAGAAGGTGGTGTTTGTATGGGACAGGATGCTTTCATGGAGCCCTCTAGCCAGCTTATTTTGTGACTTAAAGTgccaaatatattttctgcttCTAGGTAAGAAACTGCATGTGTTATATTTGATTGTCATTGTGGAAATTTGACTTGCTTTTATACTCCTAAGTTTTAAGATATTTCTCTTACATTGtcaggtattttattttaagaaagtaaCCTGTAAGTTTTAATCAAATAGCGGTATCCCATTTTATGGATGGAACTGAAAGTTTTAGAAACTGACAGAAATCCATGCTGCACGTAATCCGTAAATAAagctctttttccccttttattaaGCAATagtaaagaaataagaagtaaCACAACCGATTCTGAGCCAAAGTTTGTATCGATGTTACAtgtctctttaaaaatacattgtgtTAAGGCAGTGTTGAGaggttatttttcagttcactgTGATGCATTGTGTTTAACACCTAAAACTGGTATATATATATCGATGTGTTTTGTATTAAAATTGAATGAATCCTTCATTCAACTGAAGAATATCTTACATTAACAGTAGATTTGTTCAGCATTTGGTTGTAGATTTCATAAGCATACGTTTGTTATCTGCACACTTGATAAAAAGCAGATGTTCTGTGCTCTTTTACAGGAATATTCTGTGATCAAAGGTTAGCTAAAGCTGTATTTCTACTAAGTcttgtaatttgttttttatgtaCTTAATTGTTTTCAAAGATATCAGCAGGGGAAATATATGATATTGCAAATATGCTACATGCTTTTctgacagtttttcttttgtctttttcacaAATGTCGTATATAACTACATACTTTGTCAACAGCTTTGGCTTCTTAGCCATAGCAGTTTTTAATGAAGATTATCagactttaaaaatgaaatacctGTCTGATAAGAACATGATGAATATTCAGTTCTTTATCTCCATTACAACATTGCTGAGCATTTCTTATTAAGATTCTACAAGAGATATTGGCATGCACACAGAATGCTTTGGAGGACATCCTTGTTCACCAGACAAGTGTGTCTTACAGTCTTACTCAGATAGAAACCTTTCCTAGTGTGAGAAGTGCATATCTTGCACCTTTTATCATGACAAAAACCAGGTGCTTGGAGCATGACACAAAGAACACCAGGGGAACTGACTTCCGAGGGCAGAGTTAAGTCAAATAATGAAGCTTGGTAGAGCTTGTTCTTGGGCAAAAATTCCAAAGTTGGAAAGAACACTCTTGAATCCCTTTTGTTGCAAATAGTCATAGAGGAATAGCAGGTTCTTTAGTCcatttcacctttttttttctttcttcaaactGACATATTTGCAGGAAGTCTGCAGACTACTGCCAGTGACATCGTACACAAGTTCAGGGCTTTTGGAGTGCTAAAGAGCTACATGATCACTAAGTAAAATGTAACTGAGGGTCTGATTTCACTTTGACAAGGAGATGTGCATGTTAAATTCAGAGAATGATAAAACCTCAGTAAGAAGGTTTCAGTTTACGCAGTAAACTCAGAAGTTATGTCATCGTTTTTATTTAAGCTAAAGCTGCAGCCCTTGTTTTATGTCAACAGTGAGCCTGTTATGCTTGCTAATACTGGTGGCAGCAAAGTGTggtggaagaaaacacagatcaTTGAGCTCTGAGTGGAGGTCATTTCTGTACAGCCTCTTAGTTTATGggcactgtaaaaaaaaaaaaatatatatatatatatatatatagtttttgGAATTCTGTTCTCTTTGAAAAATACCCGTTCTATTTAGAAAGCTATAGGGATAAGTTTGACTTATATGGAATTTGTATCCGATGAGAAAGAAGTCCATTTTGGCACACTGACTTCTTATACCCATAAGATAAGTCTAATATTCCAGACCACGGAAGATTTGATCCCTGTTAAAGCAGCAgtcacccagcactgctgccctgagcCCTTTGTCAGAGCGTCtcagtgagaagaaattaaGTTATTCAGCCACCAGTTTCTTCTGTGATGGTGACAGCATTTGTTCTGATAGCCACTGTTGTCCTTCTGCTCACTAAACCTGCTTGcattttgctccttttctgcACAGATCTGTAAGAAGTACCAATTGTTACACGTATTTTGCAGTTACCACTGCAGCTGTTACTGGTTTCTTGTCCTACAACATGGTCACTTACCGACAGCTAGAGAAACCCCAAAATTGAGCTCTGTCATGTGTAAGGAATTTACAGATTTCCCAGTATTTGTAGAGATTTCTTTTACTTCATTCAAGGAGATTTTAAAATTGGAATGTTTTAGGTAGCTTATATAAAATTTGCTTTCCCCATTAAACATTTTGTGAAGGGCTTTATTGAGGAATTATTCTCTCAAGTGGAAAGGAGCAGTTTAAGTTTGATATGCATTGTAAGGTCTACAGGGAGGGAAGTCACCTCTGTTAAACGTtacaacaaccaacaaaactCATCTCCCAGTAGCAAGAGTCAGCTTGGAAGTAGGGGAGGAggtttgtttcagtttgatGCGCTTCAAATGCTTCAGgttttttatctgaaaaagtTAATCATGCGCTTACCATGCTCCTGTGCATCCCCCAGTTAAgtatctctgtatttttctgcccttttcctccctttttttcccattctcctcCCATCTCGGCTGcctccctgctcttctccccaCATCAGTGTCCATGCAAACTGAAGTCCTCTTCAGTCCCCAAGAAGTTGGGTATTTCTGACAGGAGGTTAAATGTCTTTGCACACATCGCCTCTATAGCATTCTACCATAGGACTGCACCAAGCTGCTTCCCTTTTTAGTTCCTCACCCTCGGCAATGCTGCAAGCCATCCCAGTTGACTAGTGTTGTTCAGCTGTATGAAGAGTGAGGCAGAATTACTCATATTTTTGGAGTTTGTCATTTTCATTGACTATAAACCTCACTGAATGAACAGAATATGACCAGAGATTCCTTAGCAAACTTGTGTAATGTTCTATATATCTGCCTAAGgatgacagaaggaaaaacagttctAAAAGATGGGAAGACCAGACTAGCTGAAGGGGGGCATTTTGCACCCTGAAGGTGCAGGATTCCTGGAGGACAGAATTCATCGTGGGATCTTGGTTTGTACATAACAGCATAAAAAAGTTTAAGCTGTAACTCTGAGAGTTTTTTCTCCGCAAGAGTTCCTCGTTTTCCAGTGTTCCCATTTGTGTTTTGGGTCTATTTGtttgttccttcatttttatgCAGGTATTTGTTCTGCCTTGAAGCTGACAGTACCATCTCATACTATCCATGGTATCGAGGGGCAACCACTCCAGCTTAATGTTGACTACAATTTCAACACTACAGCTTGTGAAATCCAGATAATTTGGCTGTTTGAGAAGCCTCGGAGTAATCCGAAATACCTGCTTGGCTCTGTAAACCAGACAGTAGTACCAGACCTGGAATATCAGCACAAGTTTACCCTCATACCACCTAATGCATCTTTGATGATCAATCCATTACGTATCAGTGATGAGGGCAATTATATTGTAAAAGTCAATGTCCGTGGGAATGGAACAAAAGCTGCCAGTGAAAAAATTCATGTAGCTGTTGATGGTAAGTTACTAAAATGCAGCATCttcagtttgaaaataaaatttccatAGCTCTGAAGTAATGATGGTTGGGATCCAATTGCAATAGTGCACTGTTTAATCCAACCATGCACAAATAAGTGCCAACAATTGAGTTACGATATTTTCTACTGTTAGAGGGAATGCTACAGTATGCCATCTTTAAACAAATTTAAGACATTAACTAATATTTCTTGATCTTAAAGAAAACACTTAAGGAGTTTCAAAACTATTAATATGAGAAATAtaggaaataatatttcataAGGCTTTACTATGCTATCAGAAAGGATGTATCAATTTTCAGTGTACTGCAATTTATGGATTATATGAATGGAGACCTGTCCCTAGTTAGGCTGAATTAATTAAATGAATGAGACATTGAAGTGTTACTGTTGTGGCTACCATTTCACTCCTATGTCCATGCCAGGCAGTAGCCAGCCTTATTAATTGGCCAGCAGTGAGTTTCAGTCACAGTGTCAGCCtcagagcactgctggggaAGGCCCTCACTGCGGGCAACATCACCCATTCCACTCTTTTcattgctgtggctgcagggatTTGTTTATTAGACCAGAGTTGGAAGCAGTGATATACCCAATTTCAGCCTGTATCGTATAACCAGTAAGATAAACTCTGTAGCTTTAGTTAAGTACTGGGAAAATTCTTACCAGATGAGAATACagccttcttttatttttattctttaactGTATTCAATAGACACACTTTGAAATATGAATACTTTCCAGAGAGGAGGATGGCTGCTATTTGTATCATTTTGGCAACAAAGACTGTAATGTACTGGTAGTCACTTTTATAACTCATATCTCTTTGTTTTATAGTTCCTGTCACACAGCCAATTGTGCACACTGAGCCATCTTCAGGAGTAGTGGAGTATGTGGGGAATATTACGTTAAAATGTACCGTGGGAAAAGGCACAAGAGTAGTTTACCAGTGGATGAAAAATGGGAAGCCTCTCCATGCTGGCCCCAATTATACCTTTTCATCAAACAATGCTACACTTCTAATTGTTCCTGTTGCAAAGGAAGACATTGGGAACTACAGCTGTTTGGTATCCAACCCTGTCAGTGCAATGGAAAGTGAGAGAATTGCACCAACAATATATTGTGAGTATATGAAATATTCATAATTGCCTTTGTGTAAATGATCTCGCTGAAAAGAATGCCTCTGACTAAGGAAAAGAGACAGAACACAGTTGAGTTAACATTATATGTGAGCTTGCATTCAAAATAAGTTTGTAGCAGCTATAACTTCTGATAGCGTAATAAAAAGTCTTTCAGTGTTAAGTAGTTGTGAAGATCAGTCTGAACTGCAGAGTCCACATATGAACTTCAGGTGTTCCACAGTGTTCCATCTTTGAATCTGGAGGAGGTGTGTGTCAGAGGAAGGCAATCGGAATTAtacacagaaaaacactgattaAAATGGAGACAGAAAAAGGTATCCAGAAGCTGAGTGCAGGAAGCACCAGGCTGGCAGAGTACTACTCATGGTATTCCTCACGATCATTTTGAGTCCAATCCTGTCCACTACTTTCATTACTGATATCAATGTAAGGGCTGGGAGCATGTCAATGAAGTTCGTCTGTGACAATAAACTGGTAGGACTAAAcaacagagtcacagaatcagtATGAAATCcattaaaaactgaaagggCGTGCTCTTGGAGAACAAAAATCATTAACTTCTGCTGATGCAGATTTGGATGGCAATAACTGATTGAGCTCGTTACGAGACATCTAACAGGCAGTGTCATTCAGACATAAAAGAGATGAGATCACAAGTAGAATATTGTATACAGTACCTGACCAACCCAGAGGAATGATCTTGAactgtacagaaacaaaacaaaatagaatgGGGATCCTATTCTTGAGAACAGGCCAGTAGAACCCAGTTTGGTTGCAGAAAGTAGATTCTGGAAGGAATGTTTGCTTTTCACATGAAGTGGGAAGCATGAGGGAGCAAGATTTATGTAAAGATTTATGTTGACTGAAGAATAAACTAAAAGACAACCATATATTTTGACTGGAAATGAGATGTTTAACAGCTGTTGAAGTAACGAGGTTTTACAAGAGCTGTGCACGTTGCTGTTGCCAAAGGTTGACAACTGTATGGATGGGATTCTGTGCTGTGATTGGTTATTGTAGCAAAAGGCTGAATTCGAAGGTACCAAATGTCCCTTCCAGTCCTATGTTCCCAAGGATTAATTCATGCCATTTTAAAAGATCATATGCTGGTCCTTACAAAGTTCAGAGACAATTAGGTTTTGGTTTGTGCCCATCCTCTATCTAGTTTGAAACTTTCTGTTTCAGATAATAAGGGATCTGTGTGCCTCAAACCCTTTTTTCAGCTATATTGACTTAGTAGAAGAAATTAAGTCGCTCTGCAAATATACCTTCTTGCTCAATACACCTAATCTCTGTGAAAAGTAGCTTTTCAACAAACTAATTTAGACTAGAGGTGTGAGGATGAGAAAACTGCCAGGCTGGGGATTCCTGTTTGGAAGATCTAATAACCCAATGTCATGATCCTGTCAATACTCAACTGCTGAATTTTGGGATATGAATAACGCCTTCAGTCAAAAGCTGCCATTAAAGTGTCTGTGGCTATAAGTAACATCAGGATCTAGGTTAGACCAGTAATATTACAAGTAAACTGTAATAAGCCATGATGAACAGGCTATGATGGCCTCAGGCTTGGGTCATATCACTACTTGCAAGACACTGCTATGAAGTATTTTTAAGGGTTTGTGAAGATGCTCTTTTAAGGTGTTTGCTTAAACGATCTCTAAGCAAGTTGCTCAGTTTATATTTGGCTAGAAGGGAAGACCATTACTGATATTTGAAGTGGTAAAAGGATGTGCAAAAGCACCTGAGGAACTTAATGAAAATGTGAACTCAGTTCATGAAT
Encoded proteins:
- the HEPACAM2 gene encoding HEPACAM family member 2, which codes for MLSWSPLASLFCDLKCQIYFLLLGICSALKLTVPSHTIHGIEGQPLQLNVDYNFNTTACEIQIIWLFEKPRSNPKYLLGSVNQTVVPDLEYQHKFTLIPPNASLMINPLRISDEGNYIVKVNVRGNGTKAASEKIHVAVDVPVTQPIVHTEPSSGVVEYVGNITLKCTVGKGTRVVYQWMKNGKPLHAGPNYTFSSNNATLLIVPVAKEDIGNYSCLVSNPVSAMESERIAPTIYYGPYGLRVKSDKGLNVGAVFTVSVGEAVLFDCSADSNPPNTYSWIQRADNATHVIQYGPHLEVVSDTLAQKTRDYVCRAFNNVTGKRDETHFTVIITSAGLEKLAQKGKSLSSLAVITGISLFLILVMSFLFIWKRYKPLKVIQQKLQRRPEADYRKAQTFSGHESALDDFGIYEFVAIPDHGSSSRVSSQPVRSSDCAPGQDMLSTIYEVIQHIPNQQQQDH